In Magnetospirillum sp. XM-1, a single window of DNA contains:
- a CDS encoding PP2C family protein-serine/threonine phosphatase, translating into MNVASRGGRLIRLPSRTGGWRTDPESGETGAIPGTSASRVVKDVLHVLLVEDEPGDARLVEYALRMSSTPTFVVKHVTTLAAAIAHVGGDEPVDVVLLDLSLPDSTGIATVSRMQEATSRTPIVIMTGLDDPRFASYALEAGAQDYLIKSDDPERTVGRAIRYAITRMAGQLERQALLERIAQQQRHLVEEVNAARAMQFDLLPRPERLDERLASLGVEVESFFEPSSGIGGDLWGCLDCGGPRMSFYCFDFTGHGIGAALNVFRLHALISDHWDPRRQPAETLTVLSGALKSLLGRGQFATMFLCTIDTEAGEIEWASAGAPAPVIMRGQDYRFLDAKGIPLGLSKTPDYREHREPFPPGAALFMYSDAITDSPTGEEQLFGEAGLGEAVHGLLRNHGELRVEHLLDEVCRHVRMPFEDDLTAVCIRRLAREG; encoded by the coding sequence ATGAACGTGGCGAGCCGGGGAGGGCGACTGATCCGCCTGCCCAGCCGAACCGGCGGCTGGCGAACCGATCCCGAGAGCGGAGAGACGGGGGCCATACCCGGAACCAGCGCCTCTCGGGTGGTGAAGGACGTCCTGCACGTCCTCCTGGTGGAGGACGAGCCCGGCGACGCCCGTCTGGTGGAATATGCGCTCAGGATGTCGAGCACCCCCACCTTCGTGGTCAAGCACGTGACCACCCTGGCGGCCGCCATCGCCCATGTGGGCGGCGACGAGCCGGTGGACGTGGTCCTGCTGGATCTCAGCCTGCCCGATTCCACCGGCATCGCCACGGTCTCGCGCATGCAGGAGGCCACCTCCAGGACGCCCATCGTCATCATGACCGGCCTGGACGACCCGCGTTTCGCCTCCTACGCCCTGGAGGCCGGCGCCCAGGATTACCTGATCAAGAGCGACGACCCCGAACGGACGGTGGGCCGCGCCATCCGCTACGCCATCACCCGCATGGCCGGCCAGTTGGAACGCCAGGCGCTGCTGGAGCGCATCGCCCAGCAGCAGCGCCATCTGGTCGAGGAGGTCAACGCCGCCCGCGCCATGCAATTCGACCTGCTGCCCCGGCCCGAGCGCCTGGACGAGCGGCTGGCGTCGCTCGGCGTCGAGGTGGAATCCTTTTTCGAGCCGTCGTCGGGCATCGGCGGCGACCTCTGGGGCTGCCTGGATTGCGGCGGCCCGCGCATGAGCTTCTACTGTTTCGACTTCACCGGCCACGGCATCGGCGCGGCCTTGAACGTCTTTCGCCTGCACGCCCTGATCTCGGACCATTGGGACCCCCGGCGGCAACCGGCCGAGACCCTCACCGTGCTCAGCGGCGCGTTGAAATCCCTGCTGGGCCGTGGGCAGTTCGCCACCATGTTCCTGTGCACCATCGACACCGAGGCCGGCGAGATCGAATGGGCGTCGGCCGGCGCCCCCGCCCCGGTGATCATGCGGGGCCAGGACTACCGCTTCCTGGACGCCAAGGGCATTCCCCTGGGCCTGTCCAAGACTCCCGATTATCGCGAGCATCGCGAGCCCTTCCCGCCCGGCGCCGCATTGTTCATGTATTCCGACGCCATCACCGATTCGCCGACCGGAGAGGAGCAGCTGTTCGGCGAGGCCGGACTGGGCGAGGCCGTGCATGGGCTGCTTCGCAACCACGGCGAGTTGCGCGTCGAGCACCTTCTGGACGAGGTCTGCCGCCATGTGCGGATGCCTTTCGAGGATGACCTGACCGCCGTGTGCATCCGGCGCCTGGCGAGGGAGGGCTGA
- a CDS encoding ATP-binding protein: protein MASVMTPPSPGCHASERRPCLVVATPPSEDLAAQCRALGIDLRQAVPSPDLPAAPILGGAGNTESVRTGLAGPYCGFMELGEEGVLGVGLRCFEMARGGGMTLSLQTATVYRLETLELVAQAIRSRFGEMIGNCADLIEISLAEALSNAVIHGNLGIPNHLRTTTEGFAEFQRIMHARMADPALAARRIEINVQARSADFLCVAVSDQGSGFDLTEKLAHTAKTTAKNGRGLSLIRKVTHTLHGEDGGRTLVMTFCR from the coding sequence ATGGCCTCGGTGATGACCCCGCCCTCGCCCGGCTGCCACGCTTCCGAACGACGCCCCTGCCTGGTGGTCGCGACCCCGCCGTCCGAGGATCTGGCCGCCCAATGCCGGGCCCTGGGCATCGACCTGCGCCAAGCCGTCCCCAGCCCCGACCTGCCCGCCGCGCCGATCCTGGGCGGAGCGGGAAACACGGAATCCGTCCGCACCGGTCTTGCCGGCCCCTATTGCGGCTTCATGGAGCTTGGCGAGGAAGGCGTGCTGGGCGTCGGCTTGCGCTGTTTCGAGATGGCGCGCGGCGGCGGCATGACGCTGTCGTTGCAGACCGCCACCGTCTATCGCCTGGAAACCCTGGAACTGGTGGCCCAGGCCATCCGCAGCCGCTTCGGCGAGATGATCGGAAATTGCGCCGACCTCATCGAGATCTCCCTGGCCGAGGCCCTCTCCAATGCGGTCATCCACGGCAATCTCGGCATTCCCAACCACCTGAGGACCACCACCGAAGGCTTCGCCGAGTTCCAGAGGATCATGCACGCCCGCATGGCCGACCCGGCCCTGGCCGCCCGGCGCATCGAGATCAACGTCCAGGCCCGAAGCGCCGATTTCCTCTGCGTCGCGGTATCCGACCAGGGCTCGGGCTTCGACTTGACCGAGAAACTGGCCCATACCGCGAAAACCACGGCCAAGAATGGCCGCGGCCTGTCCCTGATCCGCAAGGTCACCCACACCTTGCACGGAGAAGATGGCGGCCGCACCCTGGT
- a CDS encoding thermonuclease family protein, whose amino-acid sequence MHAIAFVLTLLLLSVPALAAGPPPAAPPPLRCAEDGDGGACVWGKAEGFDAGAVQVRGLHVALAGITAPGRKDLCGSKSARNEFDCARPARKRMGELLSKGVACEIVDVASGQLWGRCKVAEGDLGRLLVAGGLARAAKDGPYAEAQKQAVAAKRGLWAADMVLPRDWETARRKAEDED is encoded by the coding sequence ATGCATGCAATCGCGTTCGTCCTGACCCTGCTGCTCCTGTCGGTCCCGGCCTTGGCCGCCGGGCCGCCTCCCGCCGCTCCCCCGCCGCTCCGCTGCGCCGAGGATGGGGACGGCGGTGCCTGCGTCTGGGGCAAGGCCGAGGGCTTCGACGCCGGGGCCGTCCAGGTGCGTGGGCTGCATGTGGCGCTGGCCGGCATCACCGCGCCGGGGCGCAAGGATTTGTGCGGCTCCAAATCGGCCAGGAATGAATTCGACTGCGCCCGTCCGGCCAGGAAGCGCATGGGCGAATTGCTGTCCAAGGGCGTGGCCTGCGAGATCGTCGACGTGGCTTCGGGCCAGCTGTGGGGACGCTGCAAGGTGGCCGAGGGGGATTTGGGCCGCCTGCTGGTGGCGGGCGGTCTGGCCCGCGCCGCCAAGGACGGCCCCTATGCCGAGGCGCAGAAACAGGCGGTCGCCGCCAAGCGCGGCCTGTGGGCCGCCGACATGGTGCTGCCGCGGGACTGGGAAACCGCCCGGCGCAAGGCCGAGGACGAGGATTAG
- a CDS encoding DUF2249 domain-containing protein, with translation MSEPQLDVRAIQPRDRHPQIFGTFESLAVGGAFILVNDHDPKPLYYHFNAERAGTFGWEYLEEGPEVWRVRISRTV, from the coding sequence ATGTCCGAACCTCAACTCGACGTCCGCGCCATCCAGCCCCGCGACCGCCACCCGCAGATTTTCGGCACCTTCGAATCCCTGGCCGTGGGCGGCGCTTTCATTCTGGTCAATGACCACGATCCCAAGCCGCTCTATTATCACTTCAACGCCGAGCGGGCCGGCACCTTCGGCTGGGAATACCTGGAGGAAGGCCCCGAGGTCTGGCGGGTGCGCATTTCGCGGACCGTCTGA
- the alaS gene encoding alanine--tRNA ligase, translated as MQTANEIRRTFLDFFEKNGHTVVNSSPLVPRNDPTLMFTNAGMVQFKNVFTGVEKRDYVRAATAQKCVRAGGKHNDLDNVGYTARHHTFFEMLGNFSFGDYFKDLAIEHAWTLITKDFGIDKNRLLVTVYHDDDQAADAWKKIAGLPDSRIIRIPTSDNFWAMGDTGPCGPCSEIFYDHGDHIPGGPPGSPDQDGDRFIEIWNLVFMQFEQVDKETRIPLPKPSIDTGMGLERLAALLQGKHDNYDIDLMRSLIEASADASNTDADGPHKVSHRVVADHLRSSSFLIADGVLPSNEGRGYVLRRIMRRAMRHAHLMGCTEPLLHKLVPALTKQMGEAYPELVRANALITETLKLEETRFKVTLDKGLKLLDEEVTRIGGGGQLAGEVAFKLYDTYGFPLDLTQDALKAKGLSVDTDGFSAAMERQRAEARKAWSGSGEAATESLWFELREKLGASEFLGYDAEQAEGKIIALVEDGKAVEAVHPGHQVAVIANQTPFYGESGGQMGDTGIITIGMPGSSAKAIITVTDTLKKLGDLIVHFGTVEGGPVAVGEDAHFAVDSTRRDATRGHHSATHLLHASLRSILGDHVTQKGSQVGPERLRFDFAHTKALSAEETRAVEADVNRRIRANAEVATKVMTPDDAIKAGAMALFGEKYGDEVRVVSMGDLSTELCGGTHANRTGDIGGFKIVAESAVASGVRRIEAVTGPAFLAWAQAQEDLLAKAADTLKAAPADLPARIAGLMDDRRKLERELAEVRKQLATGGGQGAATKTVNGITYAGKVMAGVPAKDLKGMADEIKKQIGSGVIALVSDADGKASIVVCVTEDLTAKHSAVDLVRIGSEALGGKGGGGRPDMAQAGGPDASAAQAAIDKIEQALAG; from the coding sequence ATGCAGACCGCCAACGAGATTCGCCGCACATTCCTCGACTTCTTCGAGAAGAACGGCCACACCGTCGTGAATTCCAGCCCGCTGGTGCCGCGCAACGATCCGACGCTGATGTTCACCAACGCCGGCATGGTGCAGTTCAAGAACGTCTTCACCGGCGTCGAGAAGCGCGACTACGTCCGCGCCGCCACCGCCCAGAAATGCGTGCGCGCCGGCGGCAAGCACAACGACCTGGACAACGTGGGCTATACCGCGCGCCACCACACCTTCTTCGAGATGCTGGGCAATTTCTCGTTCGGCGACTATTTCAAGGACCTGGCCATCGAGCATGCCTGGACCCTGATCACCAAGGATTTCGGCATCGACAAGAACCGCCTGCTGGTCACCGTCTATCACGACGACGACCAGGCGGCCGACGCCTGGAAGAAGATCGCCGGCCTGCCGGACTCGCGCATCATCCGCATCCCCACCTCGGACAATTTCTGGGCCATGGGCGACACCGGGCCTTGCGGTCCGTGCTCGGAGATCTTCTACGACCACGGCGACCACATCCCCGGCGGCCCGCCCGGCAGCCCCGACCAGGACGGCGACCGGTTCATCGAGATCTGGAATCTCGTGTTCATGCAGTTCGAGCAGGTGGACAAGGAAACCCGCATTCCGCTGCCCAAGCCCTCCATCGACACCGGCATGGGCCTCGAGCGTCTGGCCGCCCTGCTGCAGGGCAAGCACGACAATTACGACATCGACCTGATGCGCAGCCTGATCGAGGCCTCGGCGGACGCGTCCAACACCGACGCCGACGGCCCCCACAAGGTCAGCCACCGCGTGGTCGCCGACCACCTGCGCTCGTCGTCCTTCCTGATCGCCGACGGCGTGCTGCCGTCAAACGAGGGCCGCGGCTATGTTCTGCGCCGCATCATGCGCCGCGCCATGCGCCACGCCCACCTGATGGGCTGCACCGAACCCCTGCTGCACAAGCTGGTCCCGGCGCTGACCAAGCAGATGGGCGAGGCGTACCCTGAGCTGGTGCGCGCCAATGCCCTGATCACCGAGACCCTGAAGCTGGAGGAAACCCGCTTCAAGGTGACGCTGGACAAGGGCCTGAAGCTCTTGGACGAGGAAGTCACCCGGATCGGCGGCGGCGGCCAGCTGGCCGGCGAGGTGGCGTTCAAGCTCTACGACACCTACGGCTTCCCGCTGGACCTCACCCAGGATGCGCTGAAGGCCAAGGGCCTCTCCGTCGATACCGACGGCTTCTCGGCCGCCATGGAGCGCCAGCGCGCCGAGGCCCGCAAGGCGTGGTCCGGCTCGGGCGAGGCGGCCACCGAATCCCTGTGGTTCGAGCTGCGCGAGAAGCTGGGGGCAAGCGAGTTCCTGGGCTACGACGCCGAGCAGGCCGAGGGCAAGATCATCGCCCTGGTGGAAGACGGCAAGGCTGTCGAGGCCGTCCATCCCGGCCATCAGGTTGCGGTCATCGCCAACCAGACCCCGTTCTACGGCGAGTCGGGCGGCCAGATGGGCGACACCGGCATCATCACCATCGGCATGCCGGGCTCCTCGGCCAAGGCCATCATCACCGTCACCGACACCTTAAAGAAGCTGGGCGACCTGATCGTCCATTTCGGCACCGTCGAGGGCGGACCGGTGGCAGTCGGCGAGGACGCCCATTTCGCCGTGGATTCGACCCGCCGCGACGCCACCAGGGGCCACCACTCGGCCACCCACCTGCTGCACGCCTCGCTGCGCTCCATCCTGGGCGACCACGTGACGCAGAAGGGCAGCCAGGTCGGGCCCGAGCGCCTGCGCTTCGACTTCGCCCACACCAAGGCGCTGTCGGCCGAGGAGACCCGCGCCGTGGAGGCCGACGTCAACCGCCGCATCCGCGCCAACGCGGAAGTGGCCACCAAGGTCATGACCCCCGACGACGCCATCAAGGCCGGCGCCATGGCCCTGTTCGGCGAGAAATACGGCGACGAGGTGCGCGTGGTCTCCATGGGCGATCTGTCCACCGAACTGTGCGGCGGCACCCACGCCAACCGCACCGGCGACATCGGCGGCTTCAAGATCGTGGCGGAAAGCGCCGTGGCGTCGGGCGTGCGCCGCATCGAGGCGGTGACCGGCCCGGCCTTCCTGGCCTGGGCGCAAGCGCAGGAAGATCTGCTGGCCAAGGCCGCCGACACCTTGAAGGCGGCGCCCGCCGACCTGCCGGCCCGCATTGCCGGCCTCATGGACGACCGCCGCAAGCTCGAGCGCGAACTGGCCGAGGTCCGGAAGCAGCTGGCCACCGGCGGCGGCCAGGGTGCGGCCACCAAGACCGTCAACGGCATCACCTATGCCGGCAAGGTCATGGCGGGCGTGCCCGCCAAGGACCTGAAGGGCATGGCCGACGAGATCAAGAAGCAGATCGGCTCGGGTGTCATCGCCCTGGTGTCGGACGCCGACGGCAAGGCCTCCATCGTGGTCTGCGTCACCGAGGACCTGACCGCCAAGCACAGCGCCGTCGACCTGGTGCGCATCGGCTCGGAGGCCCTGGGCGGCAAGGGTGGCGGCGGCCGCCCCGACATGGCCCAGGCCGGCGGCCCCGACGCCAGCGCCGCCCAGGCGGCCATCGACAAGATCGAACAGGCCCTGGCGGGATAG
- a CDS encoding PAS domain S-box protein, with protein MIAAILAAGLAVLAALPSGLPAWGLALLAAAAAAILWLASRCGRDEAEEVQRLRTQMASLRQERDRLSLLSEVVKESSERYREYSEAAADWFWESDSEQRFTFFSSSFDTVMNVSSDDLLGQRSWDIVSERMEIDSDQWQAHIADLTAQRPFRDFKYWLEDRSGRARWIKVNGLPRFDDDGAFIGYRGTGTDITAAVENAHRMHMLNRAVEQSPVSIVITDLKADIQYVNGAFLKVTGYSMDEVIGRNPRILRSDRTPSETYNAMWAALSMGEKWEGELVNRRKNGELYWELATIQPIQNIEGEITNYLAVKTDITEQKQADAKLAELVEELRRSNEELEQFAYVASHDLRQPLRMITAYLGLLEKKLGANFDQDSRDFFGFALDGAKRLDRMIVDLLEYSRIGRIGAPMAPVELAGVVADAVRHLDVAVAESGAEIAVPESLPMISGDANELIRLFQNLIGNAIKYMPEGRAPRIEVLCRDAGGEWVLGVKDNGIGIPPDDLKRVFGIFQRLVAREQYEGTGIGLAVCRKIVERHGGRIWAESELGEGSTFLVALPKHQS; from the coding sequence GTGATCGCGGCGATTCTGGCGGCGGGGCTTGCGGTCCTGGCGGCGCTGCCGTCCGGGCTGCCGGCCTGGGGGCTGGCACTTTTGGCCGCGGCCGCGGCGGCGATATTGTGGCTGGCGTCGCGCTGCGGCCGCGACGAGGCGGAGGAAGTCCAGAGGCTGCGAACCCAGATGGCGTCGCTCCGCCAGGAGCGCGACCGCCTCAGCCTGCTGTCCGAGGTGGTCAAGGAGAGCTCGGAGCGGTACCGCGAGTATTCCGAGGCGGCCGCCGACTGGTTCTGGGAAAGCGATTCCGAGCAGCGCTTCACCTTCTTTTCGTCCTCCTTCGACACGGTGATGAACGTCTCGTCCGACGACCTGCTGGGCCAGCGGTCGTGGGACATCGTCAGCGAGCGCATGGAGATCGATTCCGACCAGTGGCAGGCCCACATCGCCGACCTGACCGCCCAGCGGCCGTTCCGCGACTTCAAGTACTGGCTGGAGGACCGCAGCGGCCGCGCCCGCTGGATCAAGGTCAACGGCCTGCCCCGCTTCGACGACGACGGTGCGTTCATCGGCTATCGCGGCACCGGCACCGACATCACGGCGGCGGTGGAAAACGCGCACCGCATGCACATGCTGAACCGCGCGGTGGAACAGAGCCCGGTCTCCATCGTCATCACCGACCTGAAGGCCGACATCCAGTACGTCAACGGGGCGTTCCTCAAGGTCACCGGCTATTCCATGGACGAGGTGATCGGCCGCAATCCCCGCATCCTGCGCTCCGACAGGACCCCGTCCGAGACCTACAACGCCATGTGGGCGGCGCTGTCCATGGGCGAGAAGTGGGAAGGCGAATTGGTCAACCGGCGCAAGAACGGCGAGCTTTACTGGGAACTGGCCACCATCCAGCCCATCCAGAACATCGAAGGCGAGATCACCAACTACCTGGCGGTCAAGACCGACATCACCGAACAGAAGCAAGCCGACGCCAAACTGGCCGAACTGGTCGAGGAACTGCGCCGCTCCAATGAGGAGCTGGAGCAGTTCGCCTATGTGGCCTCCCACGACCTGCGCCAGCCGCTGCGCATGATCACCGCCTATCTGGGGCTTCTGGAGAAGAAGCTGGGGGCCAATTTCGACCAGGATTCCCGCGATTTCTTCGGCTTCGCCCTGGACGGAGCCAAGCGCCTGGACCGCATGATCGTCGACCTGCTGGAATACTCGCGCATCGGCCGCATCGGGGCGCCCATGGCGCCGGTGGAGCTTGCGGGGGTGGTGGCCGACGCCGTGCGCCATCTGGACGTGGCGGTGGCCGAAAGCGGGGCCGAGATCGCGGTGCCCGAATCGCTGCCGATGATCTCGGGCGACGCCAACGAACTGATCCGCCTGTTCCAGAACCTGATCGGCAACGCCATCAAGTACATGCCCGAGGGCCGGGCGCCCCGCATCGAGGTGCTGTGCCGCGATGCCGGCGGCGAATGGGTGCTGGGGGTCAAGGACAACGGCATCGGCATTCCCCCCGACGACCTGAAGCGGGTGTTCGGCATCTTCCAGCGCCTGGTTGCCCGCGAACAGTACGAAGGCACCGGCATCGGCCTGGCGGTGTGCCGCAAGATCGTCGAACGCCATGGCGGCCGCATCTGGGCCGAATCCGAACTGGGCGAGGGCAGCACCTTCCTGGTGGCCCTTCCCAAGCACCAATCCTGA